Below is a window of Entelurus aequoreus isolate RoL-2023_Sb linkage group LG07, RoL_Eaeq_v1.1, whole genome shotgun sequence DNA.
GAATATATATGCTGTAATATATTAGGAATATTAATATGATCACATTACAGATGCTAAGGGAATGTATATGCTGTAAAATATTGTTAGAAATATCAATATGAACACAATTACAGATGCTAAGTGAATGTATATGCTGTAATATTTTAGTAGGAAAATTAATGCGATTACATTACAGATGCTAAGTGAGTGTATATGATGTAATATATTACAAATATTAATATGATCAGATTACAAATACTAAGGGAATTTATGCTGTAATATATTAGGAATATTAATATGATCACATTACAGATGCTAAGGGAATATATGCTGTAATATTTTAGGAATAATAACATGATCATATTACAGATGCTAACGGAATACAACTAAAATTTTCGGAATAATAACCTGATCACATTAGTGAATGTATATGCTGTAATATTTTAGTAGGAAAATTAATGCGATTACATTACAGATCCCAAGTGAGTGTATATGCTGTAATATATTAGGAATATTtataaaatcaaattacagatgCTAGGTGAATGTATATGCTGTAATATATTGTTGGAAATATTGATCACATTACAGATGCTAAGGGAATATATGCTGTAATATTTTAGGAATATTAATATGATCACATTACCGATGCTAAGTGAATGTATATGCTGTAATATATTGTTAGAAATATTAATATGATCACATTACAGATGCTAAGGGAATATATGCTGTAATATTTTAGGAATATTAAAATGATCACATTGCAGATGCTAAGTGAAAGTATATGCTGTAGAATATTGTTAGAAATATTATTATGACCACATTACAGATGCTAAGTGGATATATATGCTGTAATATATTATGAATATTAAAATGATCCCTTTACAGATACTAATTGAAAGAATATGCTGTAATATATTAGGAATATTAACATGATCACATTACAGATGCCAAGtgaatgtttatactgtaatataattgttAGGATTATTAACATGATCACATTACAGATGCTAAGGGAATATATGCTGTAATATATTAGGAATATTAACATGATCACATTACAGATGCTAAGGGAATATATTCTGTAATATATTAGGAATATTAACATGATCACGTTACAGATGCTAAGGGAATATATGCTGTAACATATTAGGAATATTAACATGATCACATTACAGATGCTAAGTGGATatatgctaactgctagcttGTTTAGTCCAAAACGGCGCGCGAGCTGCGCGGCCATTATTAGTCAATTCAAACCGTATATGTGTGGTAAAAGTAGCAATAAAAGTCGCTGTGGGAGTAAAAAAAACCTTACTTTTTTAGCTCAGGCGGGTGTGCCTTACTCATCTTTGTGTATGTGTTTGTTCGCCTTCAGACAAGGAGGCTCGTTGCCTTTTTAGTTTCACTCAACCGCCGAATGAAGAAAACGTCGCGTGCGCGCTGAGCGACCGGAAGTGCTTCTAACTTCTTCTTCGTAAGAACACAACGTCACTGATGTACGTTCAGTTCAGGTGACGCCCTCTCTCGGATTTAGTTGGCCACTACGCCACCTGGCAGTAACCGACGAACCCAAATGGGGCAAACAGGTCAGTATTGGTCATTGAATTGTATTTTTATGAGTGGAAAATGAAATGATTggtttattttgatttatttttaaagtgCAAAAGATAATTCTGACACTGTAAAGTAAAAGCATGGCTGTTTTGGTACCCGTGTGCTTGTCTAAAATGTATTTGTTGCCACACAGAAATTATTTTAGACACGGCCAAACGAATAAATCTCTACGCACATATCACACGAAGGTGGAGGCAATCAAGTATTTGATCACGCATGATACAACACTATCTTACAGTATTTTTCGAATCTGCGGCACTTTCTTTAGAATTGCTACTTCCggtctgtttttttattttgttttttttgtttatgtacGTAGATTTCTGTAAATGCTATTTTTCATTTTCCATGTCCAAAATAATTCATGTGTTGGGTTCCAAATACATTTTAGACCGAATCACAGGCAAACGGGTACCATTGTAAGTATCCCATCtttcactttgaaaaaaaacaacttccggTGTCTGCAAATGAAATCCGTTTTGGTCTGTTTTTTTCATTTCTGTTGACTGaggatttattttttcattttatgaaatataaaataaaaatcacaccGGTTCTAAATGCAGTTATTAATCTTTCACAACAAACAAGAACAACGCtgttttttgtgtggtttttttttgcattttaaaattaaattaaaataaaccaGTCGTTATGGTGTTTCTGCTATCCATTGACAAAAAGGAAATCAAATGACCAAACCATACACTGATCGTCTCAAGTTAATTttccaatacaaaaacaaatattgttcttttttttgtgtCAAAGAGCAATAACTAGGTCTAAAAACGATTTCATTTAGATTTTAGATTtcatacaacaaaaataaaactcaCAGGACGAAAAAAACTGACCAAAAAGTAATTTTGCGGAATCGGAAGTGGTTAAAGACAGGCCGacctttataaaataaaaaatgtggtgtTGTATTCTGCGTCAAAAAGACCAAATGGTGATATGATAATATATTCTtaagttcatatatatataaacacaagatacaACAACACATTACTTGTTCTGGCAAGCCGAACCACGACGTTGTTTACATCAATTTCCGGTTCCGGtgatacaaaaacaaaacaaacatctgCTTTGGTCTGTTTTTGCAAAGCGGTAACCTAAAATGTTGCTATATCATGTCTAAAATGAAAACCAAGTCGTTCTTAAggtgtaattatttatatttgtcactgaaaaaaataaataattcgaTTATAGTTTTctgtatattaaaataaaattatagtAATTATGccatgttttactttgaaaatacaaACTTTCGGTGTCTGCAAATGAAACATCCGTTTTGGTCTCTTTTTCGTTTCTGTTAACTGgggattttccatccatccatctagttcctaccgcttgtcccttacggggttgcgaggcatgctggagcctatctcagctgcatttaatTTTTTCTTATATGAAATATAAAATTTAAATCACAGCAGTTTTAAATGCAGTTATTGATCTTCGACAAAAAAAGAAGAAcgtttctttatttttttgcatttaaaaattaaattaaatcaaaccaGTTGCTATGGTGTTTCTGCTATCCATTGACGAAAAGGAAATCAAATGACCAAACCATACACTGATCGTCTCAAGTTCATTTTCCAATACAAAAACCAATATCGTTCTTTTTTCGTGTCAAATGGCAAAAACTAGAAAACGAAAAACGATTTCATTTAGATTTTAGATTtcatacaacaaaaataaaactcaCTGGACGAAAAAAAACGGACCAAAAAGTAATATTGCGGAACCGGAAGTGGTTAAAGACATAGCCacaatttattaaaaaacaaaacaatgcggCGTTGTATTCTGCGTCAGAAAGACCAAATGATGATAGAATAATATAttcttaattttttatatacaaataCAGGATACCACAACACACTATTTGTTCCGACAGGCCGAACCGCGACATTGTTTACATCAACTTCCGGTTTCGgtggtataaaaaaaaattatatatatctgCTTTGGTCTGTTTTTGCTAGGCGGTAACCTAAACTTTTGTTATATCAAGTCTAAAATGAAAACCGAGTCGTTCTTCAAAGTGTAATTATTTCTATTCGGCActgaaaaatacatgtttttttttcaattatagttttctgtatttcaaaataaaattcataTTACTCAAatcgttttgtttgtttaattcccCTTCATGAAGCGAAATTTCAGTGACCAAACCAGACACTGACCTTAGACTTTGTCAGTAATCTTTGTCACACATTCTTCTTAATTTATGTAAACATAATACCTGAAAACTGCACCATGatgcatttatttaaataataaaaggTGAAAATGATAGCAACAGCTGGGACACAGGTTTCATGTTGTCCTCGATATGTGCAGGTTAGTAACGTTAAAGTGGAATAATGCATTTGTATGTCAAATAAAAGCTAAGCATATTAGACACAAATAACACAAGCAAAATcatttgaggcagtttaatgacggcaaaaaaaaacaacgtaatgTATTTCATCATTTTCGAAAACAAAACTTATTTCCCAGCAGCTTTTTGAAAACTAACGGACAAGTCAAGCACATCGTacacttgtatcgcacgtgacatcacacacacaagtaagcatgctgcaagactgcttgtatcgcacgtgatatcacacacaagtaagcacgctgcagggctgcttgtatcgcatgtgatatcttacaagtaaacacgctgcaggactgcttgtctcgcacatgatatcacacacaagtaagcacactgcaggactgctagtatcgcacatgatatcacacaagtaagcacgctgcaggactgcttgtattgcacacaagtaagcacgctgcagggctgcttgtatcgcacacaagtaagcacgctgcagggctgcttgtatcgcacatgatatcacacacaagtaagcacactgcaggactgcttgtattgcacacaagtaagcacactgcaggactgcttgtatcgcacacgatatcacacaagcacgctgcaggactgcttgtatcgcacacaagtaagcacgctgcagggctgcttgtatcgcacacaagtaagcacgctgcagggctgcttgtatcgcacatgatatcacacacaagtaagcacactgcaggactgcttgtattgcacacaagtaagcacactgcaggactgcttgtatcgcacacgatatcacacaagcacgctgcaggactgcttgtatcgcacacaagtaagcacgctgcagggctgcttgtatcgcacatgatatcacacaagtaagcacgccgcaggactgcttgtatcgcacatgatatcccacaagtaagcacgccgcaggactgcttgtatcgcacattttcCATGCAAGCCAATACCGTCAGATATAAGTTTTTTGCTGCTATCAAACCAATATCCACATCGTATCGGACCACCCCAGAACAGGAGTCCCTGAAGGAGTCCCTCAGGCTTAGCCGTCTTGATGTTTGTACCCCGCCATGACGACGccgtcctcttcctcctcctcctcatcatcccCCCGGGCTCGCAGGTGCTCCTGACAATGCTCCAGGAAGGAGTCGAGCGCAGAGAAGCCCTCCCGGCAAGGCAGGCAGTGGTAGGAGCGCTTTCTCCTGGACGGCGCCCGCTTGAAGGCGTGCACCTCCTGCGCGCACACGCTGCACTCCCTGCTGGCCTGGGAGGAGTCGTGCAGCTGGGCGTGCTCCCTCAGCTGCGACTGCAGCGGGAAGACTTTGGTGCATGAGGGGCAGGGGAAGTCAAGCCGCGCCTCCTCCGCCTTCGTAGGCCTCCCGGGTAGGCCGGTCTTCGCCCGATGGTTCGGAGTGTGTTCGGTTAAGTGGGCCTCTTTGGCCTTGCTTTTGTGCGCGGCGCCGACACACGAGGTGGCCGTGTAGTGAGCGTCCAGAGACAGATGGTGGAGGAAGAGCTTGCCGCAGACTCGGCACGGGTAAGATTTCTTCTGCCTGCGCTGCAGCGTCGTCGTCGTCTCGCTGGCGGACTTTCCCTTCGTGCGCGCTTTCATAGTTTGCTTGGCTTTCCTGAACGCGCAGAACTCCGAGGCGGACCTGAAGAACATTCTAGAACCAGGAGCAACGCCACCGGTCGGCTTTTTGGACCCAATGAGTGGAGCCACCCGGACCTCTCTGCGGGCGCTCTTCAGTTCTACCTCTGCACGGAAGGTCCTCGGACAGACCTGAGGCCTACCGGGTCCGGAGACTTCCGAGTCCTCACAAGTCGGCGGAGAGAGTTCTGTGCGCCTGGCGTCCGCAAGATGAGACGGTTCCCTGTAGATATCCTGCGGGGGACACGGCATGTCAGCGTGTCCCCCGCACGGAGCGCACCCATCTGGGCTACTGCCCGCATGGCGAGGGCGTCCGCTGGGCGACCTCACGGGGCTGGGTATGTCAATCATGCGTGCAGGTGGCACTGCGAGGCAAGTCCGATCGCACTCGTGATGCTGCAAGGAGGACCCCGGCTCGCAGAAAGGGCACGGGGCGAGCTCCGATAAGGTGCATTTTGCTTCCCGGCGGATCGGCAGCTCCGTGGCATCACCGAGGCTTACGGAACATTCTGGACGGACACATTCAGGCTGATGCAACAGTGTCCCCGTTGTTGTAGACAAATGACTCCTGGGGACTTGAAGCACTCCGGACGCCATCCATGCTTCCCACCTAGGCAGAACATTTGAGAAATGAGGAGGTATTCTCCATGGTATAGATGGCATTCATTTAAgcgagccgttcaaaagacttgatcactttaccgtaaattccagactacaaaccgctactttttcccctacaCTAcgcaccctgtggcttataagccGGTGCCGcggatttatggattttt
It encodes the following:
- the LOC133653001 gene encoding zinc finger protein 419-like — translated: MASGVLQVPRSHLSTTTGTLLHQPECVRPECSVSLGDATELPIRREAKCTLSELAPCPFCEPGSSLQHHECDRTCLAVPPARMIDIPSPVRSPSGRPRHAGSSPDGCAPCGGHADMPCPPQDIYREPSHLADARRTELSPPTCEDSEVSGPGRPQVCPRTFRAEVELKSARREVRVAPLIGSKKPTGGVAPGSRMFFRSASEFCAFRKAKQTMKARTKGKSASETTTTLQRRQKKSYPCRVCGKLFLHHLSLDAHYTATSCVGAAHKSKAKEAHLTEHTPNHRAKTGLPGRPTKAEEARLDFPCPSCTKVFPLQSQLREHAQLHDSSQASRECSVCAQEVHAFKRAPSRRKRSYHCLPCREGFSALDSFLEHCQEHLRARGDDEEEEEEDGVVMAGYKHQDG